From Pongo pygmaeus isolate AG05252 chromosome 1, NHGRI_mPonPyg2-v2.0_pri, whole genome shotgun sequence, one genomic window encodes:
- the DFFA gene encoding DNA fragmentation factor subunit alpha has translation MEVTGEAGVPESGEIRTLKPCLLRRNYSREQHGVAASCLEDLRSKACDILAIDKSLTPVTLVLAEDGTIVDDDDYFLCLPSNTKFVALANNEKWAYNNSDGGTAWISQESFDVDETDSGAGLKWKNVARQLKEDLSSIILLSEEDLQMLVDAPCSDLAQELHQSCATVQRLQHTLQQVLDQREEVRQSKQLLQLYLQALEKEGSLLSKQEESKAAFGEEADAVDTGISRETSSDVALASHILTALREKPAPELSLSSQNLELVTKEDPKALAVALNWDIKKTETVQEACERELALRLQQMQSLHSLRSISASKASRPGDLQNPKRARQDPT, from the exons ATGGAGGTGACCGGGGAAGCCGGGGTACCAGAATCTGGCGAGATCCGGACTCTAAAGCCGTGTCTGCTGCGCCGCAACTACAGCCGCGAACAGCACGGCGTGGCCGCCTCCTGCCTCGAAGACCTGAGGAGCAAGG ccTGTGACATTCTGGCCATTGATAAGTCCCTGACACCAGTCACCCTGGTCCTGGCAGAGGATGGCACCATAGTGGATGATGACGATTACTTTCTGTGTCTACCTTCCAATACTAAGTTTGTGGCGTTGGCCAATAATGAGAAATGGGCATACAACAATTCAG ATGGAGGTACAGCTTGGATTTCCCAAGAGTCCTTTGATGTAGATGAAACAGACAGCGGGGCAGGGTTGAAGTGGAAGAACGTGGCCAGGCAGCTGAAAGAAGATCTGTCCAGCATCATCCTCCTATCAGAGGAGGACCTCCAG ATGCTTGTTGACGCTCCCTGCTCAGACCTGGCTCAGGAACTACATCAGAGTTGTGCCACCGTCCAGCGGCTACAGCACACGCTCCAGCAGGTGCTTGACCAAAGAGAGGAAGTGCGTCAGTCCAAGCAGCTCCTGCAGCTGTACCTCCAGGCTTTGGAGAAAGAGGGCAGCCTCTTGTCAAAGCAGGAAG AGTCCAAAGCTGCCTTTGGTGAGGAGGCGGATGCAGTAGACACGGGTATCAGCAGAGAGACCTCCTCGGACGTTGCACTGGCGAGCCACATCCTTACTGCACTGAGGGAGAAGCCAGCTCCAGAGCTGAGCTTATCTAGTCAGAATTTGGAG TTGGTTACCAAGGAAGACCCCAAAGCGCTGGCTGTTGCCTTGAACTGGGACATAAAGAAGACGGAGACTGTTCAAGAGGCCTGTGAGCGGGAGCTCGCCCTGCGCCTGCAGCAGATGCAGAGCTTGCATTCTCTCCGGAGCATCTCAGCAAGCAAGGCCTCACGACCTGGTGACCTGCAGAATCCTAAGCGAGCCAGACAGGATCCCACATAG